From a single Dysidea avara chromosome 14, odDysAvar1.4, whole genome shotgun sequence genomic region:
- the LOC136244067 gene encoding uncharacterized protein produces MNSVMSARSSAGCSQSNQSCPVGTMNTNGMMAQSVSTQGVVSSTDSVYVTCSTTSTSTGQPVGTGATIQASEGYALATQQLPPLTKFAGDSKEDDGETFVDWLEQFEMVATLARWNAQAKLVNLTTRLRGPALAFYRSCSTEQQTNYGLLVEELSKRFMPVQIEAIQSGLFHERKQKRGETVDEYAQDLRRLYQKAYSQAQRGSSAAQAMGKSVLAYQFVSGLLPELKQKVAGLEGNFEQQLTRTRLEEAKSRELNIAGSGGNDNYKKPYTRSYQVWNGRALQERVSIQGFIQEAETPASATQDLKAGIVTKRMNAVVPTEGSSDVQQRIVKLRQELNEAVKEAAISEVTDTMHGITTGQKGSLGPIVQMSISVNGLPTQALLDTGSPASTMSLKFALEILKQDRPKFDDLNQWKSYALSRLEPTSILLKNYGGEPSNIIGQMEVKLSLSNAVVTAVVQVQKDAPVDLLLGTDLLASLGITLIHQRDDGTVIDLLQGTVKTSTLDGVEVKPNEMMEEDLVKESVEVSDNLTHVVCLLQATRVPARHQKLVRAHVTGIQNLSLSMFKPGEGKQIAEELSFEEAVVGSNEGSNITLNVKWLRTGIITLIVTNTSSQPLYIEKGGAVIGKVEPLEAILSSAKLVGNHPDLDISEHSEQSECDIQSSGQNTVSCVSAGDSPIDRSTRLLDHLQLSEAKLSEDELSDLQQLLMENADVFALDPSELGSTDLVTHTIDTGDHAPIHQPPRWMPFSLRNKVVELVQGMLEQGIVEPSKSSWAR; encoded by the exons ATGAACAGTGTTATGAGTGCTAGATCTAGTGCAGGATGTAGCCAGAGTAATCAGAGTTGTCCAGTGGGAACTATGAATACAAATGGGATGATGGCCCAAAGTGTAAGTACACAAGGTGTAGTAAGTAGCACTGATAGTGTTTATGTAACTTGTTCTACTACAAGTACCAGTACAGGGCAGCCAGTAGGAACAGGAGCCACCATTCAAGCATCAGAAGGCTATGCACTGGCTACACAGCAACTACCACCACTGACAAAGTTTGCTGGTGATAGTAAAGAAGATGATGGTGAGACGTTTGTGGACTGGCTGGAACAGTTTGAGATGGTAGCCACTCTAGCTAGGTGGAATGCACAGGCTAAACTAGTCAACCTAACTACTCGGCTGAGGGGACCTGCTTTAGCATTTTATAGATCTTGTTCTACAGaacaacaaacaaattatgGTCTGCTGGTGGAAGAGCTATCCAAGAGATTTATGCCGGTTCAGATTGAGGCAATTCAGAGTGGTCTTTTCCATGAGAGGAAACAGAAGAGGGGTGAAACTGTAGATGAGTATGCCCAGGATCTACGACGTCTTTACCAGAAAGCATATTCCCAAGCACAAAGGGGAAGTTCTGCAGCACAGGCCATGGGTAAGTCTGTGCTGGCATATCAGTTTGTTTCAGGGTTATTGCCGGAGCTGAAACAGAAAGTAGCTGGACTGGAAGGCAACTTTGAGCAGCAACTCACCAGGACAAGGTTAGAGGAAGCCAAGAGTCGTGAACTCAATATAGCTGGGAGTGGTGGAAATGATAACTACAAGAAGCCTTACACCAGAAGCTACCAAG TGTGGAATGGCAGGGCACTACAAGAGCGAGTGTCCATACAGGGTTTCATCCAAGAAGCCGAGACTCCAGCATCAGCAACACAAGACCTAAAAGCAGGCATAGTCACTAAGAGAATGAATGCAGTGGTGCCAACTGAAGGGTCATCAGATGTTCAGCAACGTATTGTGAAACTGCGACAAGAACTGAATGAGGCTGTGAAGGAAGCAGCAATTAGTGAGGTGACAGATACTATGCATGGGATCACTACAGGGCAGAAAGGATCACTAGGGCCAATAGTCCAGATGTCTATTAGTGTTAATGGACTCCCAACTCAAGCATTGCTTGACACTGGTTCTCCTGCCAGTACAATGTCACTGAAGTTTGCTCTAGAAATACTAAAACAAGACCGGCCTAAATTTGATGACCTCAACCAGTGGAAGAGTTATGCTCTGTCGAGGTTAGAACCAACCTCTATTTTGCTAAAGAATTATGGAGGAGAGCCTTCGAACATTATCGGTCAAATGGAAGTGAAATTATCCTTATCCAATGCTGTTGTGACCGCAGTGGTGCAAGTACAGAAAGATGCGCCTGTAGACCTACTATTAGGAACTGACTTGCTAGCTTCACTTGGAATTACTTTGATTCACCAGAGGGATGATGGAACTGTGATTGACCTTTTACAAGGTACTGTGAAGACAAGTACACTAGATGGAGTTGAGGTTAAGCCTAACGAGATGATGGAAGAAGACCTAGTAAAAGAATCTGTTGAAGTAAGTGACAATTTAACACATGTTGTTTGTTTGCTACAGGCTACCAGAGTCCCAGCCAGGCACCAGAAATTAGTGAGGGCACATGTGACTGGAATTCAGAATCTTTCACTCTCAATGTTCAAGCCAGGGGAAGGAAAGCAGATTGCTGAAGAACTGTCATTTGAGGAAGCAGTTGTAGGGTCCAATGAAGGATCTAATATTACATTAAATGTAAAGTGGCTGCGAACTGGTATTATTACATTAATTGTAACAAATACCAGTTCGCAGCCACTTTACATTGAGAAGGGAGGAGCAGTGATTGGAAAAGTGGAACCTCTTGAAGCAATACTGTCATCAGCGAAGTTGGTAGGGAACCACCCGGACCTGGACATTTCTGAACACAGTGAGCAGAGTGAGTGTGATATTCAGTCAAGTGGTCAGAATACTGTTAGTTGTGTAAGTGCTGGAGATTCCCCAATTGACAGGTCCACTAGATTGTTGGATCATTTACAACTAAGCGAAGCCAAGTTGAGTGAGGATGAACTGAGTGATTTACAACAATTGCTGATGGAGAATGCTGATGTATTTGCATTAGATCCATCTGAACTTGGATCAACTGATTTAGTGACACATACCATTGATACGGGTGATCATGCACCAATTCATCAACCACCAAGGTGGATGCCCTTCTCGCTCCGTAACAAAGTTGTAGAGTTAGTACAAGGTATGTTGGAACAAGGAATTGTGGAACCTTCAAAGAGTTCATGGGCTAGGTAA